The nucleotide sequence TGACTGATTGGACGGTACGGCCAAGGGTGGCACGTTGCGAAAGCCACTTTCGCAACGTTGAAGGTTGCGAAAGTGGCTTTCGCAACATCGCCGGAGGCGGCACTGTCACCCTTGTCCACTTATCCGTGGCGGCCGGAGCGGTTATCGTCGCCACATGGGCAAGACGTACTCCTTCGAGGTCAACCGGACGAGCAGCGCCTCGCCCGCTTCTCTGTTCGCGCTGGAGGCCGATGGTTCCCGGTGGTCGGAATGGGCGAAGCCGGTGGTGTTCCACTCGCGCTGGGCGCGGAAGCCGGACGCGGACGGGGTGGGCGCCGTCCGGGCCGTTGGGCTGTGGCCGGTGTATCTCCACGAAGAGACACTGGAGTACGAACAGGACCGAAAGCACGTCTACGGCTTCGCGGGTCTCGCGCCGCTCAAGGACTATCGCGCCGAAGTCTCGTTCACGCCGAACGCTTCCGGCGGCACGGATCTCCGCTGGACGGGCCGGTTCACCGAACCGCTGCCCGGCACCGGCGCCGCCGTCCGCACGGCCCTGCGCACCGT is from Amycolatopsis lurida and encodes:
- a CDS encoding SRPBCC family protein codes for the protein MGKTYSFEVNRTSSASPASLFALEADGSRWSEWAKPVVFHSRWARKPDADGVGAVRAVGLWPVYLHEETLEYEQDRKHVYGFAGLAPLKDYRAEVSFTPNASGGTDLRWTGRFTEPLPGTGAAVRTALRTVISILATRLVKHAERA